A window of the Deinococcus sp. KNUC1210 genome harbors these coding sequences:
- a CDS encoding LacI family DNA-binding transcriptional regulator: MLHERATITLNDVAQRAGVSPMTVSNVINGKGNVRPATRQRVLTAIAETGYRVNPLARSLAGGHNRIISVFTPQLNRPYAAEVVQGAGEAAERLNYDLVVMMLSPNSTSDFSMMARLSVGALLIQPSRQTQQFSTDLPTHVVSVDGPSAHPLVVDNYGGACLAMNHLLSLGHTEIGFISGLEAEPDVKDVPQGSDLYERNDAHERFRGYRESLALAGLPQNAAYVQHGNFTKESGEQAAQALLRLPVPPTALFVSGDAMALGALHAAQDFGLRVPGELSVVGFDDLPMATASRPGLTTVRQPLLHMGAVAVQMLAALAAGEEPLLPAPFPTQLIVRESTARR, from the coding sequence ATGCTTCATGAACGCGCGACGATCACTCTCAACGACGTAGCCCAGCGAGCGGGCGTTTCACCCATGACCGTCTCGAACGTCATCAACGGCAAGGGCAATGTCCGGCCAGCCACGCGCCAGCGGGTGCTGACAGCCATCGCCGAGACGGGCTACCGGGTCAATCCACTGGCCCGCAGTCTGGCAGGAGGGCATAACCGCATCATCAGCGTTTTTACTCCCCAGCTCAATCGGCCCTACGCGGCTGAAGTGGTCCAGGGTGCGGGCGAGGCCGCTGAACGCCTCAATTACGATCTGGTCGTGATGATGCTCAGCCCCAACAGCACCTCGGATTTTTCGATGATGGCGCGGCTCTCGGTCGGTGCCCTGCTGATTCAGCCTTCGCGCCAGACACAGCAGTTCAGCACCGACCTGCCGACACACGTCGTCAGCGTGGACGGTCCGTCGGCACATCCACTGGTGGTGGACAATTACGGAGGTGCCTGCCTGGCAATGAACCATCTGCTGAGCCTGGGCCATACGGAGATCGGCTTTATCAGCGGGCTGGAGGCCGAACCGGACGTGAAGGACGTCCCTCAGGGCAGTGACCTGTACGAACGCAACGACGCCCATGAACGTTTTCGCGGCTACCGCGAGAGCCTGGCGCTGGCAGGGCTACCTCAGAACGCTGCTTACGTGCAGCACGGCAATTTCACCAAGGAAAGCGGCGAGCAGGCCGCACAAGCCCTGCTGCGACTTCCTGTGCCGCCCACAGCTCTCTTTGTGTCCGGCGACGCGATGGCGCTGGGTGCGCTGCACGCGGCCCAGGACTTCGGCCTGAGGGTACCGGGTGAGCTGTCCGTCGTGGGATTCGATGATCTGCCGATGGCGACCGCCTCACGTCCGGGTCTGACGACCGTTCGGCAACCGCTGCTGCACATGGGAGCGGTTGCCGTTCAGATGCTGGCAGCGCTGGCAGCAGGGGAAGAGCCTCTCCTGCCAGCGCCTTTTCCTACCCAGCTCATTGTTCGGGAATCGACTGCGAGGCGCTGA
- a CDS encoding aminotransferase class V-fold PLP-dependent enzyme: MTLSPGEFRGHFPGLDSYVHANNCSRGALSVEVEAAMSEYLRSWREGGSPWGEWMGVWEEARAALAALIGSDPAQVALTDSASHALALAVRAQPASAGAVVIEAHNFPSAFYLADALRRDGYQVRFTADFPGQTPLERTRAALPGAALLVLAQVSFQTGELLDVPAYVACAREYGCAVALDGYQALGIVPTDVAALGVAYYLSGTHKYLLGSEGFAFLYAQGDSGSPHAPGWMAAADPIGMNLVERELSPGARRFETGTPNVVGAYACRAALGLLNQVPAQQRLAQVQACVSLVRQAAQQAGLRVVTPAEPSRFAAMIALSTPDSGRTASEMHRSGLLVSARGPVVRVSFHAYNTLSEAQRLADWISAHPQQFESTSGQQEPLQKEPS; the protein is encoded by the coding sequence ATGACCCTCAGCCCAGGCGAGTTCCGAGGTCATTTTCCGGGTCTGGACAGCTACGTTCATGCCAATAACTGCTCGCGCGGCGCACTCAGCGTTGAAGTCGAGGCCGCCATGAGCGAGTATCTGCGGTCCTGGCGTGAAGGTGGCTCACCGTGGGGCGAGTGGATGGGGGTGTGGGAAGAAGCCCGCGCAGCGCTGGCAGCCCTCATCGGCAGTGATCCGGCGCAGGTAGCCCTGACGGACAGTGCCAGTCACGCGCTTGCGCTGGCCGTGCGTGCTCAACCGGCCTCGGCGGGCGCGGTGGTGATCGAAGCCCACAACTTTCCCAGCGCCTTCTATCTGGCCGACGCCCTGCGCCGCGACGGCTATCAGGTCCGCTTCACAGCCGACTTTCCCGGTCAGACACCGCTGGAGCGTACCCGCGCCGCTCTTCCCGGTGCCGCTCTGCTGGTGCTGGCGCAGGTGAGCTTTCAGACGGGCGAACTGCTGGATGTTCCCGCGTATGTGGCGTGCGCCCGCGAATACGGCTGCGCGGTGGCGCTGGACGGGTATCAGGCGCTGGGCATCGTGCCCACCGATGTGGCGGCCCTGGGCGTGGCGTACTACCTCAGCGGCACCCACAAATACCTGCTGGGAAGCGAGGGGTTCGCATTCCTGTATGCCCAGGGCGACAGCGGCTCGCCACACGCCCCCGGCTGGATGGCCGCCGCCGACCCCATCGGCATGAATCTGGTGGAGCGCGAGTTGAGTCCAGGTGCTCGCCGCTTTGAAACAGGAACGCCGAATGTCGTGGGGGCCTATGCCTGTCGCGCTGCCCTCGGATTGCTGAACCAGGTTCCTGCACAGCAGCGGCTGGCACAGGTTCAGGCCTGCGTCTCGCTCGTGCGGCAGGCCGCTCAGCAGGCTGGTCTCAGGGTGGTCACGCCTGCCGAGCCGTCCCGCTTCGCGGCCATGATCGCGCTGTCTACACCAGATTCCGGTCGTACAGCCTCTGAGATGCACCGGAGTGGCCTGCTGGTCAGCGCCCGTGGCCCCGTGGTGCGGGTGAGTTTCCATGCCTACAACACCCTCAGCGAAGCGCAGCGTCTGGCCGACTGGATCAGCGCCCACCCACAGCAGTTTGAAAGCACGTCGGGGCAGCAAGAACCCCTACAGAAGGAGCCGTCATGA
- a CDS encoding DUF3830 family protein: MLVFEFASGELHAQLDAELAPATCAALTQELRTPVTVRVRHAMFTGPEMSMQLPAAQHSALLEVPPEAAVIMPTEGQVLFTPLAAHVWPGSREPILDIGIFYGPYGRTFFRAVGWLATPSHASSQSIISG, encoded by the coding sequence ATGCTGGTGTTCGAGTTTGCCAGCGGGGAACTGCACGCTCAGCTCGATGCCGAACTCGCTCCGGCCACCTGCGCCGCGCTCACGCAGGAGCTCAGGACGCCGGTCACGGTGCGGGTCAGGCACGCCATGTTCACCGGCCCGGAGATGTCGATGCAGTTGCCCGCAGCGCAGCACTCGGCGCTGCTGGAGGTGCCGCCGGAAGCCGCCGTCATCATGCCGACAGAGGGCCAGGTTCTCTTCACCCCGCTGGCCGCTCATGTGTGGCCGGGAAGTCGTGAGCCGATTCTGGATATCGGCATTTTTTATGGGCCTTATGGCCGCACCTTTTTCCGAGCGGTTGGCTGGCTGGCAACGCCTTCGCACGCATCCTCCCAGAGCATCATCAGCGGATGA
- a CDS encoding GNAT family N-acetyltransferase → MTLPELSLRHVVDEDVPLFYEQQCDPVAVQMAAFPPREWPRFAAHWDRIRQDSTNLTRTILVNGEVAGNLGSFVQDDQRFVGYWLGRTYWGQGIATRALQAFLTEVQPRPLFAHVVEHNVGSRRVLEKMVSG, encoded by the coding sequence ATGACGTTGCCTGAGCTGAGCCTGCGCCATGTAGTCGATGAGGACGTGCCGTTGTTCTACGAGCAGCAGTGCGATCCGGTCGCCGTCCAGATGGCTGCGTTTCCGCCGCGTGAATGGCCAAGATTCGCGGCGCACTGGGACCGCATCCGGCAGGACAGCACAAATCTGACCCGGACGATCCTGGTTAACGGCGAGGTGGCAGGCAATCTGGGAAGTTTCGTGCAGGACGACCAGCGGTTCGTGGGGTACTGGCTGGGCCGAACTTACTGGGGGCAGGGAATCGCGACCCGGGCGCTCCAGGCTTTCCTGACGGAGGTGCAGCCCCGGCCCCTGTTCGCTCATGTCGTTGAGCACAACGTGGGTTCCAGGCGGGTGCTGGAAAAAATGGTTTCCGGGTGA
- a CDS encoding cyclase family protein codes for MTTLQDVVLDLSSGRLQIIDLTAPLNEQTPVLQLPAPFANTATFQKETISAFDAAGPAWAWSNITLGEHTGTHLDAPVHWITGRDGKAVHQIKPARLIGPAVVIDLSAEAAANPDVLLEPAHLEAWEAEHGPLPQNCWVLLRTGWSERNTDARRFLNADENGPHTPGPSVACARWLAEHPAVSGFGVETVGIDAGAAGGFEPSFPVHHYLLGNDRYGLTSLINLNLLPVSGALLVVAPLPIVGGTGSPARVYALVEGA; via the coding sequence ATGACGACACTGCAAGATGTTGTGCTTGACCTGTCCAGTGGCCGACTGCAGATCATCGACCTGACTGCGCCGCTGAATGAACAGACGCCGGTCTTACAGCTGCCCGCGCCGTTTGCCAATACCGCCACCTTTCAGAAGGAGACCATCAGCGCCTTCGATGCAGCAGGACCCGCCTGGGCTTGGAGCAACATCACGCTGGGAGAGCATACCGGCACCCATCTCGACGCTCCGGTTCACTGGATCACCGGAAGAGACGGCAAAGCGGTCCATCAGATCAAGCCAGCTCGCCTCATCGGGCCAGCGGTCGTGATCGACCTGAGCGCCGAGGCCGCCGCCAACCCGGACGTGCTCCTCGAACCAGCGCACCTTGAAGCCTGGGAAGCGGAACACGGCCCGCTGCCCCAGAACTGCTGGGTGCTGCTGCGAACCGGCTGGAGCGAGCGCAACACGGATGCCCGGCGGTTCCTGAATGCCGACGAGAATGGCCCGCACACTCCCGGCCCTTCGGTGGCCTGTGCACGGTGGCTGGCCGAGCATCCAGCCGTCTCCGGCTTTGGGGTCGAAACGGTGGGCATCGATGCAGGCGCGGCGGGCGGTTTTGAGCCCTCCTTCCCAGTCCACCACTATCTGCTGGGCAATGACCGCTACGGCCTCACCTCGCTGATCAATCTGAATCTGTTGCCTGTTTCCGGTGCGCTGCTGGTCGTCGCGCCGCTGCCAATCGTAGGGGGTACCGGCAGCCCGGCGCGGGTCTATGCCCTCGTCGAGGGTGCATGA
- a CDS encoding BMP family protein, which produces MKASSAFLGLIVLAVSVALAQGTPSAVLPNSHSNTSSPIGLALDLGGKNDGGLNQSAWDGVQRAERELGVHVQVFSPVAVSGRVVRGAEPLAKSGAALVIAVGDANTDTLQKAAARYPATKFALVDDLPTGANTAGLIFSETEGAFLMGYIAAASSSTGVLGFVGGQDVPSLREQEAGYAAGVHFLCPKCKVMASYIGSTSAAWNNPAAAQRLSAALQAHGADVIFAAAGKSTAGVVKQVNTSQCLNASALPAGVHFLADPFARVPRSAAYRKACGGEARPTFFMATDTNHNALGDDDGNAATLNHGLTSSLYRVDNAVYSVIRDFVKGKPWQPGQLGFGLKNNGITYALDKYNRALISPKLERRLKQVQQLVGNGLVKLPAKQ; this is translated from the coding sequence ATGAAAGCTTCGTCTGCCTTTCTCGGTCTGATCGTCCTCGCTGTCTCGGTGGCACTTGCACAGGGCACACCCAGCGCTGTGCTGCCCAACTCTCATTCCAACACGTCTTCGCCCATCGGTCTGGCACTCGATCTGGGCGGTAAAAATGATGGTGGCCTCAATCAATCGGCCTGGGACGGCGTACAGCGTGCTGAGCGTGAACTGGGGGTACACGTTCAGGTGTTTTCGCCCGTCGCCGTGAGTGGCCGCGTCGTGCGCGGCGCCGAACCCCTCGCCAAGAGCGGCGCGGCTCTGGTCATCGCAGTCGGTGACGCCAACACCGACACGCTCCAGAAGGCCGCCGCCCGGTATCCGGCAACCAAATTCGCACTGGTTGACGATCTGCCGACCGGGGCAAACACAGCCGGTCTGATCTTCAGCGAGACGGAAGGCGCATTTCTGATGGGCTACATCGCGGCGGCTTCCAGCAGCACGGGCGTACTCGGCTTCGTGGGCGGTCAGGATGTGCCCAGCCTCCGTGAACAGGAAGCGGGGTATGCGGCAGGCGTGCATTTTCTGTGCCCCAAATGCAAGGTGATGGCCAGCTACATCGGTTCCACGTCAGCAGCCTGGAACAATCCAGCAGCCGCCCAGCGTCTCAGCGCGGCGCTCCAGGCACACGGAGCAGACGTGATCTTTGCTGCCGCCGGGAAGAGCACAGCTGGCGTGGTCAAGCAGGTCAACACCTCGCAGTGCCTCAACGCCAGCGCACTGCCCGCCGGGGTGCATTTTCTCGCCGATCCGTTTGCCAGGGTGCCCCGCAGCGCTGCATACCGCAAGGCCTGTGGCGGGGAAGCGCGTCCGACCTTTTTTATGGCGACAGATACGAATCACAACGCGCTGGGAGACGACGACGGGAACGCCGCGACGCTCAATCACGGCCTGACGAGTTCGCTGTACCGGGTGGACAATGCGGTCTACAGCGTGATCCGCGACTTCGTGAAGGGAAAACCCTGGCAGCCCGGCCAGCTGGGCTTCGGATTGAAGAATAACGGGATCACCTACGCGCTCGATAAATACAACCGGGCTTTGATTTCACCCAAGCTGGAACGCAGGCTCAAGCAGGTGCAGCAGCTGGTGGGAAACGGACTGGTCAAACTGCCTGCTAAACAGTAA
- a CDS encoding phosphotransferase enzyme family protein, which produces MSVEPALDRMAMLAALGHTYGLTLDRLTFIPDGTTPAYRVEGQSGRYFLKVLIDTSYGGPLLDRLRAELPLLRSLVKRDILPNVPHPVSTLGGDDLTQIGGHWVVLYRWIEAETLSASWEASLPELGALLGRLHAATPLILEDISRLPMPPETFDLPFERQFLLDWKRLHEETHPAVQAFRDLLTPLEPLVFSVLNHAQALQEHARGHAGTQVVCHTDAHGGNVMRDQTGALWIIDWETARLAPPEHDLWMVHARLPEVLAAYREATQRPFRPDLGLMSFYMVRRVLEDLAVDLNAVLNAQFTDERRWESHRLLDGWIIPSLRRVEAEIAHLTRVLSPTGP; this is translated from the coding sequence ATGAGTGTCGAACCCGCTCTGGACCGGATGGCGATGCTGGCAGCACTCGGCCATACCTACGGCCTGACGCTGGATCGCCTGACCTTTATTCCTGATGGCACCACGCCGGCTTACCGTGTGGAAGGGCAGAGCGGTCGGTACTTTCTGAAGGTGCTGATCGATACTTCCTATGGTGGCCCACTGCTTGACCGGCTGCGGGCCGAACTTCCCCTGCTGCGGAGCCTCGTGAAGCGCGACATCCTGCCCAACGTGCCTCATCCGGTTTCCACCCTCGGCGGCGATGACCTGACGCAGATCGGCGGGCACTGGGTCGTGTTGTACCGCTGGATCGAGGCCGAAACGCTGTCAGCTTCCTGGGAGGCTTCCCTCCCCGAACTCGGGGCGCTCCTGGGTCGCCTGCACGCCGCCACACCGCTGATTCTTGAGGATATCTCGCGCCTGCCGATGCCACCCGAAACCTTCGATCTTCCATTCGAACGCCAGTTTCTCCTCGACTGGAAGAGGCTGCACGAGGAAACACATCCTGCCGTCCAGGCGTTCCGCGACCTGCTGACCCCCCTGGAGCCGCTGGTATTCTCTGTCCTGAATCACGCGCAGGCGCTTCAGGAGCATGCGCGGGGCCATGCAGGAACGCAGGTGGTCTGTCACACCGACGCGCACGGCGGCAATGTGATGCGCGACCAGACCGGGGCGCTGTGGATCATCGACTGGGAAACGGCGCGGCTGGCACCGCCAGAGCATGACCTGTGGATGGTTCACGCCCGTCTGCCGGAAGTGCTGGCGGCTTACCGGGAGGCCACCCAGCGACCCTTCCGGCCAGATCTGGGGCTGATGAGCTTCTATATGGTTCGGCGCGTGCTGGAAGACCTGGCCGTCGATCTGAACGCCGTGCTGAACGCTCAGTTCACCGACGAGCGGCGGTGGGAATCGCACCGGCTCCTTGACGGCTGGATCATCCCCAGCCTGCGCCGTGTGGAGGCAGAAATTGCCCATCTCACCCGCGTCCTTTCGCCAACCGGCCCCTGA
- a CDS encoding thiamine pyrophosphate-binding protein, with protein MTTVAGAVGHILAHLGVGHAFGVVGSGNFHLTNALRRGGVPFTAARHEGGAATMADAYARMSGQLAVLTTHQGCGLTNAVTGLTEAAKSRTPLLVLTADTQASAVRSNFRIDQDALARSIGAVAERVHSPASVVADTVRAYRTAVHERRTVVLSVPLDIQAADAPAFQDADLTLPPAHPIRPDAASVLALTELLTAAQRPVFVAGRGARSAKAELTALAGACGALLATSAVAHGLFAAEPFNLGISGGFSSPLSASLIREADVIVAWGCTLNMWTMRHGQLIGPDTRVVQVDEEDAALGSNRPITLGVRGDCAQTAADVLSVWNSRHPAPQTRYRSAQVAAAIAQHARWRDTQTADLSTGERIDPRVLSSALDDLLPAERTVSVDSGNFMGYPSAYLSVPDEFGFCFTQAFQSIGLGLASAIGAALAQPTRLPVLGSGDGGFLMAISELETAVRLRLPLVCIVYNDAAYGAEVHHFVGDDHTAVRFPDTDLAALARGFGADGVTVRTLDDLGAVRAWLAAPQHRPLVIDAKIASDGGAWWLQEAFKGH; from the coding sequence ATGACGACAGTGGCAGGAGCGGTGGGCCACATCCTGGCACACCTGGGGGTGGGCCACGCCTTCGGGGTGGTGGGGAGCGGTAACTTTCATCTGACCAATGCTCTGCGGCGGGGTGGCGTGCCCTTCACGGCGGCCCGGCACGAAGGCGGCGCGGCTACCATGGCGGACGCTTACGCCCGCATGTCGGGTCAGCTCGCCGTTCTCACCACCCACCAGGGCTGCGGCCTGACCAATGCCGTCACGGGTCTGACCGAGGCCGCCAAGAGCCGCACGCCGCTGCTGGTGCTGACGGCAGACACCCAGGCTTCAGCGGTGCGCTCCAATTTCCGCATCGATCAGGACGCGCTGGCCCGCAGCATCGGCGCGGTGGCCGAACGCGTCCATTCACCCGCCAGCGTGGTGGCCGATACCGTCCGAGCCTACCGCACCGCCGTCCACGAGCGGCGCACAGTGGTGCTCTCGGTGCCGCTGGACATACAGGCCGCCGACGCCCCCGCGTTCCAAGACGCCGATCTGACCTTGCCACCCGCGCACCCGATTCGGCCAGACGCCGCCTCTGTCCTGGCCCTCACCGAGCTGCTCACCGCTGCTCAGCGTCCGGTGTTCGTGGCCGGGCGGGGCGCGAGAAGTGCCAAAGCAGAGCTGACAGCCCTCGCCGGGGCGTGTGGAGCGCTGCTGGCGACTTCGGCGGTGGCGCACGGTCTGTTTGCCGCCGAGCCGTTCAACCTCGGAATTTCCGGCGGATTTTCCTCGCCCCTGAGCGCTTCGCTCATTCGGGAAGCCGATGTGATCGTGGCCTGGGGCTGCACCCTGAACATGTGGACCATGCGCCATGGGCAACTGATCGGCCCCGACACCAGGGTCGTTCAGGTCGATGAGGAAGACGCCGCACTCGGCAGCAATCGCCCCATCACACTCGGCGTGCGCGGCGACTGCGCCCAGACCGCCGCCGACGTGCTGAGTGTGTGGAACAGCCGACACCCCGCCCCACAGACCAGATACCGCTCGGCGCAGGTTGCCGCAGCGATTGCCCAGCACGCCCGCTGGCGCGATACCCAGACCGCCGACCTCTCGACCGGGGAGCGTATCGATCCGAGGGTGCTGAGCAGCGCTCTGGACGACCTGTTGCCCGCCGAGCGCACCGTGTCGGTCGACTCGGGCAACTTCATGGGCTATCCCAGCGCGTATCTGTCGGTGCCGGATGAATTCGGCTTCTGCTTTACCCAGGCGTTTCAGAGTATCGGCCTGGGGCTGGCCAGTGCCATCGGCGCGGCGCTCGCGCAGCCGACACGCCTGCCCGTGCTGGGCAGCGGTGACGGCGGCTTTCTGATGGCGATCAGCGAGCTGGAGACAGCGGTGCGGCTCAGGTTGCCACTGGTGTGCATCGTCTACAACGACGCCGCATATGGTGCGGAAGTCCATCATTTCGTCGGAGACGACCACACCGCCGTCCGATTTCCCGACACCGACCTCGCTGCCCTCGCACGGGGCTTTGGAGCCGACGGGGTCACCGTCCGGACGCTGGACGACCTCGGCGCTGTGCGGGCCTGGCTCGCCGCTCCGCAGCACCGCCCGCTGGTGATCGACGCCAAAATCGCCTCGGACGGTGGCGCGTGGTGGTTGCAGGAAGCGTTTAAAGGCCACTGA
- a CDS encoding YdeI/OmpD-associated family protein, whose translation MPMFTAILKQEGKTATGIEVPPEVMDALGGGKKPAITVVLNAHTYRTTIGVRGGHSMIPVSAENRGKAGLTAGDTVSVTVELDTEPREVRVPDDLQAALDLDPAALAAFSKLSYSGKQQHTLSVEGTTNPETRARRVAKAIETLTRG comes from the coding sequence ATGCCGATGTTCACCGCCATTCTGAAGCAGGAAGGAAAGACTGCAACCGGCATCGAGGTGCCGCCGGAGGTCATGGATGCTCTGGGAGGCGGGAAAAAACCCGCGATCACGGTCGTCCTGAACGCCCACACGTACCGCACCACCATCGGCGTGCGGGGCGGCCATTCGATGATCCCCGTGAGCGCTGAGAATCGCGGCAAAGCGGGCCTGACCGCGGGCGACACGGTGAGCGTTACGGTGGAACTGGACACCGAGCCACGTGAAGTCAGGGTCCCTGACGACCTTCAGGCCGCACTGGACCTCGATCCCGCCGCACTGGCCGCCTTCTCGAAGCTGTCCTACAGCGGCAAGCAGCAGCACACGCTCTCAGTCGAGGGCACGACCAACCCCGAAACACGGGCGCGGCGTGTGGCAAAGGCCATCGAGACACTCACGCGGGGATGA
- a CDS encoding FAD-binding oxidoreductase, translating into MNQHVLVIGAGIIGACIALELTRQQYRVTLLEAEQPASGITRWCPGGVRQQWGSDLNTVLVRDSLPFFEQISALDPALHFERCGYVFLGYSDAGEQYARQLVERQQRLGVDAQLIGEATMRELCPQIVTDGLQAASYGPDDGFVNDPVRLTRAVVAAAQDGGAQLVHGRAEALLRDGERIIGVQTASGSITADVTVLAAGHGAQELAASVELDLPLHAEERRLHYLDGAPEGYCRPFLASQDNRWAGKQLGDAFYMSYLGELPSDDESFKALTFTQGSRVLSGLEQLRSTHVVHGYYSSTPDFQAIVDVPRSHPGLVLSVGFNGNGFMMAPANARLVRSLVDGEAPLYDAAEYQLERFGQQMHIETAVI; encoded by the coding sequence ATGAACCAACATGTCCTGGTGATCGGAGCCGGCATTATCGGAGCCTGCATCGCCCTCGAACTGACCCGCCAACAGTACCGCGTCACCCTGCTGGAAGCCGAGCAGCCTGCCAGCGGCATCACCCGCTGGTGCCCCGGCGGTGTGCGGCAGCAGTGGGGCAGCGACCTGAATACCGTTCTGGTCCGTGACAGCCTGCCCTTTTTCGAGCAGATCTCTGCACTGGACCCCGCGCTGCACTTCGAGCGTTGCGGGTACGTTTTTCTGGGCTACAGCGACGCCGGTGAACAGTACGCCCGGCAACTGGTAGAGCGCCAGCAGCGTCTGGGAGTGGACGCACAGCTGATCGGTGAGGCGACCATGCGCGAACTGTGCCCGCAGATCGTCACCGACGGCTTGCAGGCGGCCAGCTACGGACCGGATGACGGCTTCGTCAACGATCCGGTCCGCCTGACCCGCGCCGTGGTGGCCGCTGCTCAGGACGGCGGAGCGCAGCTGGTTCACGGACGTGCCGAAGCGCTCCTCAGAGACGGTGAACGGATCATCGGCGTTCAGACGGCGTCCGGGTCGATCACCGCTGACGTGACGGTGTTGGCGGCTGGACACGGGGCGCAGGAGCTTGCCGCGAGTGTCGAGCTTGATCTGCCGCTGCATGCCGAGGAGCGCCGCCTCCACTATCTGGACGGTGCACCGGAAGGCTACTGCCGTCCGTTTCTGGCCTCGCAGGACAACCGCTGGGCTGGAAAGCAGCTCGGTGACGCTTTCTACATGAGCTACCTGGGCGAGCTGCCCTCCGACGACGAGTCGTTCAAGGCCCTGACCTTCACGCAGGGGTCGCGGGTGCTGAGCGGGCTGGAGCAGCTTCGCAGCACCCACGTCGTGCACGGCTATTACAGCTCGACGCCCGACTTTCAGGCCATCGTGGACGTGCCCAGGAGCCACCCGGGGCTGGTGCTGAGCGTCGGTTTCAACGGCAACGGCTTCATGATGGCCCCGGCCAATGCCCGCCTGGTGCGGTCGCTGGTGGACGGCGAGGCCCCTCTGTACGACGCCGCCGAATACCAGCTTGAGCGCTTCGGACAGCAGATGCACATCGAAACGGCGGTGATCTGA